A single region of the Silene latifolia isolate original U9 population chromosome 8, ASM4854445v1, whole genome shotgun sequence genome encodes:
- the LOC141596798 gene encoding cyclic nucleotide-gated ion channel 1-like, translating into MSSNIQLTSFDNPKLDKYVRFEDRDSEGSTSSEQPLFPTTGPSPSPSPSPSLSPSPSPSPWTPSPSVFSENKATLSSALDAIRRGVQRSSQGIRSLKGSLSIDSFHYPSGKKSGYQIEILDPQGPFLRKWNKIFLISCVFAMAWDPLFLYVPVVDGNNKCLKWDHKLKIIACVLRTITDLFYLLHIILQFRTGFISPSSRVLGRGELIRDPAAIARRYLSSYFIVDVLAVMPFPQLAVSVIIPNMSGGRMTSKGLLKMVIFSQYFPRLFRIYPLYKGVTRTSGIITETAWAGAAFNLFLYMLASHVLGAVWYLFAIDRLGRCWHDSCSGQGCYRLSLYCKDLDKHAGSYTLDTAYCNLVQPDQITNSTSFNFGMVYDALQLEVVQSTDFFKKLFYCFWWGLRNLSSLGQNLQTSTFIGENLFAAFICIAGLVLFSLLIGNMQEYLQSTTVRVEEMRVRRRDAEQWMSHRLLPEDLRERIRRYEQYKWQETRGVDEECVIHNLPKDLRRDIKRHLCLALIKKVPMLWKMDERLKDAVCDRLKPVLYTEKSYIVREGDPVNEMLFIMRGNLLTMTTNGGRTGFFNSLYLDPGDFCGEELLTWALDPHSSSNLPISTRTVQSQTDVEAFALMPDDLKFVASQFRRLHSKQLRHTFRSSSHQWRLWAAGFIQAAWRRYSRRKVEKALEAAEDGLPREGGSSPPSLGATIYVSRFAANALRNLRRKTPPNARMLPPRSPLLNLPKPAEPDFTSEDG; encoded by the exons ATGTCAAGCAATATTCAGCTCACGAGCTTTGATAATCCCAAGCTAGACAAATATGTCAG GTTTGAGGATAGGGATTCAGAGGGGTCCACCAGTTCTGAGCAGCCATTGTTTCCTACCACGggaccatcaccatcaccatcaccgtcACCATCActatctccatctccatctccatctccatgGACTCCATCTCCATCTGTATTTTCGGAGAACAAAGCAACACTTTCATCTGCATTGGATGCTATCAGGAGAGGGGTTCAGAGAAGCTCTCAAGGAATTAGGAGCTTGAAAGGGTCGCTGAGCATTGATTCGTTCCATTATCCATCCGGAAAGAAGTCTGGCTATCAAATAGAAATTCTTGACCCGCAGGGACCATTTCTGCGTAAATGGAACAAGATTTTTCTCATCTCATGTGTATTTGCCATGGCCTGGGATCCATTGTTCCTTTATGTTCCAGTTGTAGATGGCAATAACAAATGTCTAAAGTGGGATCACAAGTTGAAAATTATAGCTTGTGTTCTTCGGACAATCACCGACTTGTTCTATTTACTTCATATAATTTTACAGTTTCGTACTGGCTTTATATCTCCTTCTTCTCGAGTGCTTGGTCGCGGCGAGTTAATCAGGGATCCTGCTGCTATAGCTAGAAGATACCTCTCTTCGTATTTCATTGTTGATGTTCTAGCCGTGATGCCTTTTCCTCAG CTGGCAGTTTCAGTAATCATTCCAAATATGAGTGGTGGCCGAATGACGTCAAAGGGGTTGTTGAAAATGGTGATCTTTAGCCAGTATTTTCCAAGGCTCTTCCGCATTTATCCATTATACAAGGGAGTAACAAGAACATCAGGCATAATTACTGAAACAGCATGGGCAGGAGCTGCTTTTAACCTATTTCTCTACATGCTAGCTAGCCAC GTGCTCGGAGCAGTTTGGTATCTATTTGCGATAGATCGTCTAGGCAGATGCTGGCATGATTCATGCTCAGGACAGGGATGCTACCGCCTATCTTTATATTGCAAGGACCTAGACAAACATGCAGGAAGTTATACATTGGATACGGCTTATTGCAACCTTGTTCAGCCTGATCAGATCACAAACTCTACTTCCTTCAACTTTGGCATGGTCTATGACGCCCTTCAGTTAGAAGTGGTGCAATCTACTGACTTCTTTAAAAAACTCTTCTATTGTTTTTGGTGGGGACTTCGCAACCTAAG CTCTCTTGGTCAGAATCTCCAAACAAGTACATTTATTGGGGAGAACTTGTTTGCTGCCTTCATTTGCATCGCTGGACTAGTTCTGTTTTCATTGCTCATTGGGAATATGCAG GAATACCTACAATCGACAACTGTCAGAGTTGAGGAGATGAGAGTTAGAAGGCGAGATGCAGAGCAGTGGATGTCTCATCGTTTGCTCCCCGAGGACTTGAGGGAGAGGATTAGGAGGTATGAGCAATACAAGTGGCAAGAAACAAGAGGCGTTGATGAAGAATGTGTAATCCATAACCTTCCAAAGGACCTCAGAAGGGATATAAAGCGGCATCTCTGCCTGGCTCTAATTAAGAAG GTGCCAATGCTTTGGAAAATGGATGAACGGCTGAAAGACGCAGTGTGTGATCGCCTGAAGCCGGTCCTTTACACTGAGAAAAGCTACATTGTTCGTGAGGGAGATCCTGTGAACGAGATGCTCTTTATAATGAGAGGAAATTTATTGACTATGACTACCAATGGGGGAAGAACTGGCTTCTTTAATTCACTATATCTCGATCCTGGTGACTTCTGTGGAGAAGAGTTACTGACATGGGCGCTAGATCCCCACTCCTCATCCAATCTGCCTATATCAACTAGGACTGTACAGAGCCAAACTGATGTTGAAGCCTTTGCCTTAATGCCTGATGACCTTAAGTTTGTGGCATCACAATTTCGTAGGCTTCACAGCAAGCAACTCCGACACACCTTTAG ATCTTCATCACATCAGTGGAGGTTATGGGCAGCCGGTTTCATACAAGCAGCTTGGAGGCGGTACTCGAGAAGAAAGGTTGAGAAAGCTTTGGAGGCTGCAGAAGATGGTTTGCCTAGGGAGGGTGGAAGCTCACCACCAAGCCTTGGCGCCACTATATATGTTTCCAGGTTTGCTGCAAATGCACTTCGTAACCTGCGACGTAAAACTCCACCAAATGCGAGGATGCTGCCACCGAGATCCCCTCTTCTCAATCTCCCAAAGCCAGCCGAGCCAGATTTCACTTCTGAAGACGGTTAA